One window of Halichondria panicea chromosome 7, odHalPani1.1, whole genome shotgun sequence genomic DNA carries:
- the LOC135338505 gene encoding uncharacterized protein LOC135338505 isoform X2 gives MKRTSERSDDNNNFWCVMGEAGGRRIGQCGCRKYQEVQRLSCGLQTTVERAMWFVSAVAMLVIACKVSSLMAVLSSSSRSGTVVTDEETQVSERLHSGQQPECAQSSHHQERLVEEHSKTLERVTELWKQKWPVNWDDAWEEKHVSIDLDSPSSVNQGGPAEGQLKVGDILESVNGINLDNADHREAVRAVRDEEDPQHLLTTMATFLQCMCPVPSHIFRKRKSAYPIVMGIVQSVNSVPHPPPPQVTVVNTETLEYSLYFTSKEI, from the exons ATGAAAAGAACCTCAGAACGAAGTGATGacaacaacaacttttggTGTGTTATGGGAGAGGCTGGAGGACGAAGGATCGGGCAATGTGGTTGTCGCAAATACCAGGAGGTTCAAAGGTTGTCGTGTGGACTTCAGACAACAGTGGAGAG ggctatGTGGTTCGTATCAGCGGTGGCAATGCTTGTCATTGCTTGCAAGGTATCCTCACTAATGGCCGTGTTAAGCTCCTCCTCTAGAAGTGGCACAGTTGTTACAGACGAGGAAACGCAAGTCAGTGAGAGACTGCATAGTGGACAGCAACCTGAGTGTGCTCAATCTAGTCATCATCAAGAAAG gttgGTGGAGGAGCACTCTAAAACACTGGAGAGGGTCACTGAACTATGGAAGCAGAAGTGGCCGGTCAATTGGGACGAT gcgTGGGAGGAGAAGCACGTATCGATTGACCTGGACTCGCCTTCATCGGTGAATCAGGGCGGACCTGCCGAAGGTCAACTAAA ggttGGTGACATCTTAGAGTCAGTGAACGGCATCAACCTGGACAATGCCGACCACAGAGAGGCAGTGAGGGCAGTCAGAGACGAAGAGGACCCTCAGCATT TGCTAACAACAATGGCCACCTTCCTTCAGTGTATGTGTCCCGTCCCCTCACACATCTTCCGTAAGCGTAAGAGTGCGTATCCCATCGTCATGGGTATCGTACAATCAGTGAACTCTgtaccccacccaccccctcctcaAGTGACAGTGGTCAACACTGAGACACTCGAGTATTCTCTCTACTTCACGAGCAAAGAGA tctGA
- the LOC135338919 gene encoding uncharacterized protein LOC135338919, translated as MHYTTHVLLLACQYGVTKIVEYLLNDVVGCDPNIKDDDGHTPLFLAGNKDVILLLLQHGATAENAYSQHRKALGKVFSKDPLKNPVKILVIGHGGEGKSTLIEAMEHEPTALTSLVNIFVSPKEVDGVSQKTAGIIPRLFKSRVFGDVLVYDFAGQEVYYSSHAAIIKTAVDACRPIIVLVLGLHKDDTFTTHSASYWLGIIANQCANMEGKAPLIVVGSYADCLTDKRKIAKKEEIVLEAVSRYPTLDLLKFIPMDNRYSNSSGMKILRATVGPACASIRSTLAVSLNAHMFLIYLVGKDEIALSLEQVQQRIKEESSQVLSKKHKEVVPFIPTTIPRLVEICVQLNDKGHILFLRNTSSPEKSFIVLKKEELLGKVNGTIFAPEDFDQHCHLSTSTGVVPCSKLAAHLPNLDTDMLTGFLVNLEFAVPIEDPEVLRLIKQHRTDAGESVSPDEKYLFCPALIRLEVGTKVFKHRDDLAYHFGWVMSCSHKNQFLDARFLHVLLLRISLSLKLAPVIDPDVPSLQSKCSVWTTGVCWSTSYGVKLLVEVIDKKKVVVLIQAHHLSLDLFKLRSTVMKKVVDTSTELCSTVVTEEALLPPHSVTYPLEDTHVFDLKSLTESIIGQESYVVSAKGVENMPLSDLLQAEVYADLGENILQLLFNPADKELSNRFISALATCWNKNPRLADIVRTAITENTSAAFQECNNLDGVLKVWKSTGDSSGEALRRILDPLSVFAGRNPLELAGVAAKETSDDLLPAPRPTANCPSTASLPVVAGAAPTIEDWSVSEGTKVREEVTQTTHTEGESVVSGLTLAALKRRTGVSDTQLDTEVIEHDTHILAGCFDNLENYLDQLRLTPGQQTDLYDLAVKRDIQTAMAKALKLWRAPNPLVATFRALLIILLDLKRGDVAVRVCQYIVDRVPQ; from the exons ATGCATTACACAACAC ATGTTCTTCTACTTGCCTGCCAGTATGGGGTTACCAAAATCGTGGAATATCTTTTGAATGACGTTGTTGGCTGTGATCCCAATATCAAAGATGACGATGGACACACACCACTCTTTCTTGCAGGGAACAAGGACGTTATTCTACTCTTGCTGCAACACGGAGCTACTGCTGAAAATGCATATTCCCAGCATCGCAAAGCTCTTGGTAAAGTGTTTTCAAAGGATCCTCTGAAAAATCCAGTGAAGATACTTGTTATCGGTCACGGTGGAGAAGGAAAGAGCACTCTCATTGAAGCAATGGAACACGAGCCAACTGCACTCACATCTCTAGTCAACATCTTTGTCTCTCCTAAAGAAGTCGATGGAGTCAGCCAGAAAACAGCCGGAATCATCCCTCGATTATTCAAGAGCCGTGTCTTTGGAGATGTGTTGGTCTATGACTTTGCTGGTCAAGAGGTCTACTACAGCAGTCACGCTGCCATTATTAAGACAGCAGTTGATGCATGTCGGCCCATTATTGTCCTAGTCCTAGGGCTCCATAAAGATGACACCTTCACCACTCACTCTGCCTCCTATTGGTTGGGCATCATTGCCAACCAGTGTGCCAATATGGAGGGAAAAGCTCCACTCATTGTGGTAGGTAGCTATGCTGATTGCTTAACCGATAAACGGAAGATTGCCAAGAAAGAAGAGATTGTTTTGGAAGCTGTTTCGAGATATCCGACCCTGGATCTGCTGAAGTTTATTCCCATGGATAATCGCTACTCCAACTCTAGTGGCATGAAGATATTGCGAGCCACTGTCGGCCCTGCTTGCGCCAGCATTCGATCAACGTTGGCTGTTTCTTTAAATGCACACATGTTTCTGATTTACCTTGTTGGCAAGGATGAGATTGCGTTATCACTGGAGCAAGTTCAGCAACGAATAAAAGAGGAATCCAGTCAAGTTCTCTCCAAGAAGCACAAAGAAGTTGTACCATTCATTCCGACAACCATTCCTCGTCTTGTTGAAATCTGTGTTCAGCTCAATGACAAAGGTCACATCCTCTTCCTACGCAACACCAGCTCACCAGAGAAGAGCTTCATTgtcctcaagaaagaagagctCTTGGGTAAAGTCAATGGCACCATATTTGCTCCAGAAGATTTTGATCAGCACTGTCACCTCTCCACGAGCACTGGTGTTGTACCTTGCTCCAAGCTGGCTGCTCACTTGCCTAACTTGGATACTGACATGCTTACTGGATTTTTGGTTAATCTCGAGTTTGCTGTGCCCATTGAAGACCCTGAAGTCCTACGTCTTATCAAACAGCATCGAACAGACGCTGGTGAATCCGTATCACCTGACGAGAAGTATCTCTTCTGTCCTGCCCTCATCCGGTTAGAAGTTGGCACGAAAGTGTTCAAGCATCGCGATGACCTCGCTTATCATTTTGGTTGGGTTATGTCGTGCTCTCACAAAAACCAGTTTCTGGACGCTCGATTTCTACACGTCCTATTACTTCGAATATCTCTTTCATTGAAGCTGGCTCCAGTAATTGATCCTGACGTCCCCTCTCTACAGAGTAAATGCTCGGTCTGGACGACTGGTGTTTGCTGGAGCACTTCATATGGTGTCAAACTGCTAGTGGAGGTCATTGACAAGAAGAAAGTGGTTGTTTTGATTCAAGCTCACCATCTCTCACTGGATCTCTTCAAGCTGCGCTCTACTGTGATGAAGAAAGTTGttgacacctccactgagTTATGCTCTACTGTAGTCACTGAGGAGGCCCTCCTTCCTCCTCACAGTGTGACCTACCCTCTGGAAGATACACACGTCTTTGATCTCAAGTCCCTCACTGAAAGTATTATTGGCCAAGAAAGTTATGTCGTATCAGCTAAAGGTGTTGAAAACATGCCATTGAGTGATCTGCTCCAAGCTGAAGTGTACGCTGATCTCGGTGAGAATATTCTACAGCTTCTTTTCAATCCAGCAGACAAGGAGCTGTCTAATCGATTCATCTCGGCCCTTGCAACTTGTTGGAACAAGAATCCTCGACTGGCTGATATCGTACGCACAGCTATTACTGAGAATACCAGCGCTGCATTTCAGGAGTGCAATAATCTCGATGGTGTTCTAAAAGTCTGGAAAAGCACCGGAGATTCCAGTGGTGAAGCACTGAGAAGAATTCTGGATCCACTTAGTGTGTTTGCTGGACGAAACCCTCTC GAACTGGCTGGTGTTGCTGCTAAGGAGACTAGTGATGATCTACTACCAGCCCCCAGACCAACAGCAAACTGTCCAAGCACAG CCTCTCTCCCTGTGGTGGCTGGAGCAGCTCCAACCATTGAGGACTGGTCAGTGAGTGAGGGGACTAAAGTCAGAGAGGAAGTCACccaaaccacacacactgaag gtgAATCAGTGGTGAGTGGTCTAACACTGGCTGCTCTAAAGAGGAGGACTGGAGTCAGTGACACACAGCTGGACACTGAGGTCATAGAACACGACACTCATATCCTAGCCGGCTGCTTCGATAATCTAGAGAACTATCTCGACCAGTTACGCTTGACTCCCGGCCAACAAACTGACCTTTATGATCTAGCTGTCAAACGAGACATTCAAACTGCAATGGCGAAAGCTTTGAAGCTGTGGCGTGCCCCCAACCCTCTTGTTGCCACGTTTCGAGCTCTGTTGATCATCTTACTGGATCTCAAGAGAGGAGACGTGGCTGTTAGGGTGTGTCAGTACATTGTCGACAGAgttccacaataa
- the LOC135338505 gene encoding uncharacterized protein LOC135338505 isoform X1, whose product MKRTSERSDDNNNFWCVMGEAGGRRIGQCGCRKYQEVQRLSCGLQTTVERAMWFVSAVAMLVIACKVSSLMAVLSSSSRSGTVVTDEETQVSERLHSGQQPECAQSSHHQERLVEEHSKTLERVTELWKQKWPVNWDDVRMHTHTHTPSQAWEEKHVSIDLDSPSSVNQGGPAEGQLKVGDILESVNGINLDNADHREAVRAVRDEEDPQHLLTTMATFLQCMCPVPSHIFRKRKSAYPIVMGIVQSVNSVPHPPPPQVTVVNTETLEYSLYFTSKEI is encoded by the exons ATGAAAAGAACCTCAGAACGAAGTGATGacaacaacaacttttggTGTGTTATGGGAGAGGCTGGAGGACGAAGGATCGGGCAATGTGGTTGTCGCAAATACCAGGAGGTTCAAAGGTTGTCGTGTGGACTTCAGACAACAGTGGAGAG ggctatGTGGTTCGTATCAGCGGTGGCAATGCTTGTCATTGCTTGCAAGGTATCCTCACTAATGGCCGTGTTAAGCTCCTCCTCTAGAAGTGGCACAGTTGTTACAGACGAGGAAACGCAAGTCAGTGAGAGACTGCATAGTGGACAGCAACCTGAGTGTGCTCAATCTAGTCATCATCAAGAAAG gttgGTGGAGGAGCACTCTAAAACACTGGAGAGGGTCACTGAACTATGGAAGCAGAAGTGGCCGGTCAATTGGGACGATGTgcgtatgcacacacacacacacacaccctcacaggcgTGGGAGGAGAAGCACGTATCGATTGACCTGGACTCGCCTTCATCGGTGAATCAGGGCGGACCTGCCGAAGGTCAACTAAA ggttGGTGACATCTTAGAGTCAGTGAACGGCATCAACCTGGACAATGCCGACCACAGAGAGGCAGTGAGGGCAGTCAGAGACGAAGAGGACCCTCAGCATT TGCTAACAACAATGGCCACCTTCCTTCAGTGTATGTGTCCCGTCCCCTCACACATCTTCCGTAAGCGTAAGAGTGCGTATCCCATCGTCATGGGTATCGTACAATCAGTGAACTCTgtaccccacccaccccctcctcaAGTGACAGTGGTCAACACTGAGACACTCGAGTATTCTCTCTACTTCACGAGCAAAGAGA tctGA
- the LOC135338505 gene encoding uncharacterized protein LOC135338505 isoform X3, with protein MKRTSERSDDNNNFWCVMGEAGGRRIGQCGCRKYQEVQRLSCGLQTTVERAMWFVSAVAMLVIACKVSSLMAVLSSSSRSGTVVTDEETQVSERLHSGQQPECAQSSHHQERLVEEHSKTLERVTELWKQKWPVNWDDVRMHTHTHTPSQAWEEKHVSIDLDSPSSVNQGGPAEGQLKVGDILESVNGINLDNADHREAVRAVRDEEDPQHLYVSRPLTHLP; from the exons ATGAAAAGAACCTCAGAACGAAGTGATGacaacaacaacttttggTGTGTTATGGGAGAGGCTGGAGGACGAAGGATCGGGCAATGTGGTTGTCGCAAATACCAGGAGGTTCAAAGGTTGTCGTGTGGACTTCAGACAACAGTGGAGAG ggctatGTGGTTCGTATCAGCGGTGGCAATGCTTGTCATTGCTTGCAAGGTATCCTCACTAATGGCCGTGTTAAGCTCCTCCTCTAGAAGTGGCACAGTTGTTACAGACGAGGAAACGCAAGTCAGTGAGAGACTGCATAGTGGACAGCAACCTGAGTGTGCTCAATCTAGTCATCATCAAGAAAG gttgGTGGAGGAGCACTCTAAAACACTGGAGAGGGTCACTGAACTATGGAAGCAGAAGTGGCCGGTCAATTGGGACGATGTgcgtatgcacacacacacacacacaccctcacaggcgTGGGAGGAGAAGCACGTATCGATTGACCTGGACTCGCCTTCATCGGTGAATCAGGGCGGACCTGCCGAAGGTCAACTAAA ggttGGTGACATCTTAGAGTCAGTGAACGGCATCAACCTGGACAATGCCGACCACAGAGAGGCAGTGAGGGCAGTCAGAGACGAAGAGGACCCTCAGCATT TGTATGTGTCCCGTCCCCTCACACATCTTCCGTAA